The following proteins are co-located in the Mus caroli chromosome 7, CAROLI_EIJ_v1.1, whole genome shotgun sequence genome:
- the Klk6 gene encoding kallikrein-6 yields the protein MPMKMLTMKMLALCLVLAKSAWSEEQDKVVHGGPCLKDSHPFQAALYTSGHLLCGGVLIGPQWVLTAAHCKKPNLEVFLGKHNLRQTETFQRQISVDTTIVHPRYNPETHDNDIMMVHLKTPVKFSRKIQPLPLKKDCFEENSNCQILGWGKMENGDFPDTIQCADVHLVPREQCERAYPGKITQSMVCAGDMKEGNDSCQGDSGGPLVCGGHLRGLVSWGDMPCGSKEKPGVYTDVCTQIRWVQSVLRNKWL from the exons ATGCCCATGAAGATGCTGACAATGAAGATGCTGGCCCTGTGCTTGGTTCTTGCTAAATCAG cctgGTCGGAGGAACAGGACAAGGTGGTTCATGGAGGCCCGTGTTTGAAGGACTCCCACCCTTTCCAGGCCGCCCTCTACACCTCGGGTCACTTGCTGTGTGGTGGGGTCCTCATTGGCCCACAGTGGGTGCTGACAGCCGCCCACTGCAAAAAACC GAATCTGGAGGTGTTCTTGGGGAAACACAATCTACGGCAAACAGAGACTTTCCAAAGGCAAATCTCCGTGGACACGACTATTGTCCATCCCCGCTACAACCCCGAAACCCATGACAATGACATCATGATGGTGCATCTGAAAACTCCAGTCAAATTCTCTAGAAAGATCCAGCCTCTGCCATTGAAGAAAGACTGCTTTGAGGAGAACTCCAACTGTCAGATCCTGGGCTGGGGCAAGATGGAAAATG GTGACTTCCCAGATACCATTCAGTGTGCTGATGTCCATCTGGTGCCCCGGGAGCAGTGTGAGCGTGCCTACCCTGGCAAGATCACCCAGAGCATGGTGTGCGCAGGCGACATGAAAGAAGGCAACGATTCCTGTCAG GGTGATTCTGGAGGTCCCCTAGTATGTGGGGGTCACCTCCGAGGGCTCGTGTCATGGGGTGACATGCCCTGTGGATCAAAGGAGAAGCCAGGAGTTTACACCGATGTCTGCACTCAAATCAGATGGGTCCAAAGCGTCCTCAGAAACAAGTGGCTGTGA